A portion of the Apis mellifera strain DH4 linkage group LG6, Amel_HAv3.1, whole genome shotgun sequence genome contains these proteins:
- the LOC552224 gene encoding dynein heavy chain 1, axonemal: protein MGQLYGEYDLNTREWTDGIFSTLLRAGIAATDQNKRWYIFDGPVDALWIENMNTVLDDNKKLCLTSGEIMKILPTMTMMFEVADLRVASPATVSRCGMVYMQPEDLGLEPFINCWIKQLPKNMSAHIDRIVELTKQFLFPGLKILRTRLREIETTVNYGMVQSYINLMNFRIGPMAGREGKPPPSLHFQELIPQLLSPWSSFATVWSLGASSDYNSRCIFSDWIRSVQKRYKHELPFPEEGLVYDYRLHDGGFTDIVEGQEPIPPKWYKWLDDIPPMIITLDMKFVDMEIPTMNSVRNAALVGYLLINESNPLCIGPTGSGKTLTVSAKLMRQMHKKYICDFITFSARTTANQTQDLVDEKLIKRRRNVYGPPLLRKQVFFIDDLNMPALDTFGAQPPLELVRQFMDFKGWYDRKEIGLFRWIEDVNFIAAMGPPGGGRNPVTPRLLRHFHFIAFPEMEEDDKKHIFGTILKSWLSLTHFAHMLDVFITTTLNLYTIICKEMLPTPLKSHYTFNLRDLSKVFQGMLMANPQKIEHLNKLLLLWYHENVRVYSDRLINDEDRNWFDHLLRNMMKTEFECDPNEIIGEQIIFFGDFMALAKEYEEIINHKKMQEILEEFLEDYNAISVSPMKLVLFQDAIDHICRINRILRQPRGNALLLGMGGSGRQSLTRLAAHIQDYNCFQIELSGVYTAHDWHEDIKKSMMYAGVQNQLIVFLFSDTQIKNDSMLEDLNSVLNNGDVPNIYKVDEMEKIYHSMRGAVQEAGLAINRSNLFSAYVKTVRNNLHVVITMSPIGEVFRARIRQFPALVNCSTIDWFCPWPEAALQSVAMRFLIDIQDESITDDVLQSIVIMCQYMHSSVIEASDLYLKELNRHNYVTPTSYLELLSSYGNLLEKKKMELLSAAHRLTTGLDKLAHAEVEVKNMQQLLAEMKPKLERAAIATARMIKRITLDTIEAEKTRAEAQLQESIAKKMKAENQAIRDEAEADLSEARPMLIAAEKSLKALNRGDVTEVKAMKRPPPGVILVIEAVCIINNVKPHKVEVTGKFGERETKLDYWTPGSLLLADPGQFLYNMENFDKEQLTEEIINKLKVYIEDPNFQPAKIEYVSKACHSFCLWVHAMYNWYFVNKKVKPKMEALAKAEEILLETERALSAAIQRLKEVEEGIALLRKHLEEEEERKAELEKQKQLCEDRMGRAVRLIVGLAGEQIRWAQTVVEIRVSVKNAVGDILLASGAIAYLTPFTDVYRERLLDSWKKVLGEGVPHTPGSDPVSTLGDQVEIRKWQIEGLPRDMLSVENAVLAMHSKRWPLFIDPQAQANKWIRALYKEEGISIARMTDKELLRVVESCVRFGRACLIENIGLELEAGLDPIFLRSLFEHGGQWCVKVGENIVPYNTDFRLFLTTRLANPHYTPEVCVKILLVNFALTATGLEDQLMSLVAIQERPDLEQTRNALILANAEMKKELLEIEDRILYRLTVSEGSAVDDMDLILTLEASKIKSEEIKVKMKEAEITQADIDMTRSLYIPVAVQGRILYFCLSDLQYIDTMYQYSLEWFVEIFNNSIIATEKSGDIEERVSNINQKFMFSLFSNVCRSLFEKHKLHFAFLVCARIRMNDELIDVIEWRHLLSGPVPITERPNPAPEWITPRCWKEIQALDELENFQDFVKFFVRNVSQFKKVFDDQEAHMTPYPEPWQSKLDDFQKMLILKCLRPDKVTNAMQLYLAKYLGRQFIEPQTAELSAIYAESSPTTPIVFILSPGTDPAAELYKFADKLKMTMKLHAISLGQGQGPRAEAMLKLSAEGGYWCFFQNCHLAPSWMPELDLLVEALTRQTNHRDFRLWLTSAPSPDFPVSILQNSSKMTIEPPRGVKANMFRAYLAQVAEMRTFLASVHPKVQQFKWLVFSLCLFHSVLLERRKFGSLGFNIAYEFTDGDLRICISQLHMFLLEYDVVPFRVLIYTAGHINYGGRITDDWDRRCVLTILKDFYKMEILSPTYKFDVEGYYAQLTDATFEEYIEYIKTFPLNDDPALFGMHPNADISFAQAETYACLNTLLALQPREVGIAAASIEEVTSQLATEMLATIPPTFNLSAIHQKYPVLYEESFNTVLIQEAIRYNGLLNVVKSTLEDLLKALKGFVVMSEYLETVSKSLYNNRIPTVWQDKGYPSLKPLGAWFLDLKDRIDFLKNWENYGIPAAFWISGFYFPQAFLTGTLQNYARKYVVSIDAIDFSFQVQSEMPKRRPADGCIIYGLFLEGCRWDGKFLNESFPKELYTNMPPILLLPEVHHKEPEGIYVCPVYKTINRAGVLSTTGHSTNFVLPMEIPSKKPQAHWIKRGVALICALDY from the exons ATGGGTCAGCTGTACGGGGAATACGATCTTAATACACGCGAATG gACTGATGGAATTTTTTCGACGTTACTTAGAGCTGGAATAGCTGCAACGGATCAAAACAAACGTTGGTACATATTCGATGGACCTGTCGATGCTCTGTGGATCGAGAATATGAATACTGTTCTagacgataataaaaaactttgtttGACATCTGGTGAAATAATGAAGATCCTGCCCACAATGACGATGATGTTCGAAGTCGCTGATTTAAGAGTGGCTTCACCAGCTACTGTTTCAAG ATGTGGCATGGTATACATGCAACCAGAAGATTTGGGTCTCGAACCTTTTATCAATTGTTGGATAAAGCAATTACCTAAA AACATGAGTGCACACATCGACAGAATTGTCGAATTGAcgaagcaatttttatttccggGATTGAAGATTTTACGTACTCGTTTACGGGAAATCGAGACGACCGTTAATTATGGAATGGTGCAATCTTACATAAACTTGATGAACTTTCGTATTGGTCCTATGGCTGGTCGAGAAGGGAAACCACCACCATCTCTCCATTTCCAAGAACTAATTC CCCAATTGCTCTCACCTTGGTCATCTTTCGCGACAGTGTGGAGTCTTGGAGCGAGTAGCGATTACAACAGTCGTTGTATATTCAGCGACTGGATAAGGAGTGTGCAAAAGAGATATAAACACGAATTACCATTCCCTGAAGAAGGTTTGGTATACGATTACAG ACTGCACGACGGTGGTTTCACGGATATAGTTGAGGGCCAAGAGCCAATTCCACCAAAATGGTACAAATGGTTGGACGACATTCCTCCCATGATCATTACACTCGACATGAAATTCgtag ACATGGAAATACCAACAATGAACAGCGTAAGAAACGCAGCCTTGGTAGGTTATCTTTTGATCAATGAATCTAATCCCCTTTGCATTGGGCCAACTGGAAGCGGGAAAACGTTGACAGTAAGCGCCAAGCTTATGAGACAGATGCACAAAAAGTACATCTGTGACTTTATTACTTTCTCTGCTAGAACTACAGCAAATCAGACTCAg gatttagttgatgaaaaattgatcaaaaggCGTAGAAACGTGTATGGACCGCCATTGCTTCGAAAACaagtatttttcatcgatgattTAAATATGCCTGCACTTGATACATTTGGAGCTCAGCCTCCACTTGAATTGGTCAGACAATTCATGGATTTTAAAG GATGGTACGACCGAAAGGAAATCGGTTTATTCAGGTGGATCGAAGACGTAAATTTTATCGCTGCGATGGGACCGCCTGGTGGCGGTAGAAATCCAGTAACTCCCAGATTGTTGCGACATTTCCATTTCATTGCATTCCCGGAAATGGAGGAGGACGATaag AAACACATTTTCGGGACGATTCTGAAATCCTGGTTGTCCCTCACTCATTTCGCACACATGCTGGATGTTTTTATAACCACAACGTTGAATTTGTATACAATCATATGCAAAGAAATGTTACCGACACCTCTCAAGTCCCATTACACTTTTAATCTTCGCGATCTGAGTAAAGTGTTTCAGGGAATGCTTATGGCGAATCCACAAAAAATAGAG cATTTGAACAAGTTATTATTACTCTGGTATCACGAAAATGTACGAGTGTACAGCGATCGATTAATAAACGACGAAGACCGAAATTGGTTCGATCATCTCTTGCGAAATATGATGAAAACAGAATTTGAATGTGATCCTAACGAAATTATCGgcgaacaaataatatttttcggtGATTTCATGGCGCTTGCCAAAGAATATGAGGAAATAATCAATCATAAAAAA ATGCaagaaatattagaagaatttcTCGAAGATTACAATGCTATCTCGGTAAGCCCTATGAAGCTAGTACTATTTCAAGATGCCATAGATCACATATGTAGAATAAATCGAATTCTACGACAGCCTCGAGGAAATGCTCTTCTCCTAGGAATGGGAGGATCag gAAGACAAAGCTTGACAAGATTAGCTGCACATATACAAGATTACAATTGCTTTCAAATAGAATTAAGTGGTGTTTATACGGCTCATGACTGGCacgaagatataaaaaaatcaatgatgTATGCCGGGGTACAGAATCAGCTTATCGTCTTCCTATTTTCTGATACACAG ATAAAGAACGATTCCATGCTAGAAGATTTAAACAGTGTTTTAAACAATGGTGATGTTCCCAATATATACAAAGTGGATGAAATGGAAAAGATTTATCATTCTATGCGTGGAGCAGTACAAGAAGCAGGCTTAGCAATTAATAGAAGCAACCTTTTCTCCGCCTACGTGAAAACAGTCCGTAATAATTTACACGTCGTTATTACTATGAG tcCGATCGGTGAAGTTTTTCGTGCTCGTATCAGACAATTTCCAGCATTAGTAAATTGTTCAACGATCGACTGGTTTTGTCCATGGCCAGAAGCTGCTCTTCAA aGTGTTGCAATGAGATTTCTCATTGACATACAAGACGAGTCGATTACTGATGATGTGTTGCAGTCGATTGTAATAATGTGTCAATATATGCATTCGAGTGTGATTGAAGCAAGTGATCTCTATTTGAag GAATTGAATCGTCATAATTATGTTACGCCCACGTCGTACCTTGAATTATTATCCAGTTACGGTAAtctcttggaaaaaaagaaaatggaattgtTGTCAGCAGCACATCGTCTTACTACAG gtTTGGACAAATTAGCACACGCGGAAGTAGAAGTAAAGAACATGCAGCAATTATTGGCGGAAATGAAGCCAAAATTGGAAAGAGCAGCAATAGCGACGGCTAGAATGATCAAAAGAATCACTCTCGACACT ATTGAAGCAGAAAAGACGAGGGCAGAGGCGCAGCTACAAGAAAGTATagcaaaaaaaatgaaagctgAGAATCAAGCTATTAGGGACGAAGCGGAAGCAGATTTGA GTGAAGCGCGTCCTATGTTGATAGCCGCCGAGAAGAGCTTAAAGGCTTTGAATAGGGGCGATGTTACCGAGGTAAAGGCGATGAAAAGGCCTCCTCCCGGTGTAATCTTAGTTATCGAAGCAGTTTGTATTATAAACAACGTGAAACCGCACAag gttgaAGTGACAGGAAAAtttggagaaagagaaacaaaattgGATTATTGGACGCCTGGTAGCCTGTTACTCGCGGATCCAGGccaatttttatacaacatGGAGAATTTTGACAAGGAACAACTTACAGAGGAAATAATCAATAAGCTAAAAGTCTATATTGAAGACCCTAACTTTCAGCCAGCTAAG ATTGAATATGTATCAAAGGCGTGCCATTCATTCTGTCTATGGGTGCACGCGATGTACAACTGGTACTTCGTGAATAAAAAAGTGAAACCAAAGATGGAAGCGTTGGCAAAGGCCGAGGAAATACTTCTTGAGACCGAGAGGGCTCTGAGCGCCGCGATCCAAAGGCTGAAAGAAGTGGAGGAAGGTATCGCCCTATTGCGAAAGCATcttgaagaggaagaggaaagaaaagccGAACTCGAGAAGCAAAAGCAGCTTTGCGAGGACAGAATGGGAAGAGCTGTCAGACTAATAGTAGGTCTTGCTGGGGAACAAATACGTTGGGCTCAGACTGTGGTTGAAATTCGCGTTTCTGTGAAAAATGCCGTTGGTGATATCCTGCTGGCCTCAG GTGCAATAGCTTATTTGACACCGTTTACGGATGTATACAGAGAAAGACTTTTAGATTCCTGGAAAAAAGTTCTCGGTGAAGGCGTGCCGCATACACCAGGCAGCGACCCTGTATCGACTCTGGGAGATCAGGTGGAGATAAGAAAATGGCAAATCGAGGGGTTACCTAGAGATATGTTATCTGTGGAAAATGCCGTCTTGGCAATGCATTCAAAACGTTGGCCACTTTTCATAGACCCCCAAGCACAAGCCAACAAATGGATACGTGCTTTA TACAAAGAGGAAGGTATATCCATTGCAAGAATGACAGACAAAGAGTTGCTTCGTGTAGTCGAGTCATGCGTTCGATTCGGAAGAGCTTgtcttattgaaaatattggtcTTGAGCTGGAAGCTGGTTTGGATCCAATTTTCTTAAGATCGTTATTCGAACACGGTGGCCAATGGTGTGTTAAAGTTGGGGAGAACATTGTTCCTTATAATACAGATTTCCGTCTTTTCCTCACAACGAGGCTCGCAAATCCTCATTACACGCCAGAAGTATgcgtgaaaatattattggtcAACTTTGCTCTTACCGCAAC cggTCTCGAGGATCAGTTGATGTCTTTGGTCGCGATTCAAGAACGACCTGATCTTGAGCAAACGAGAAACGCTTTGATTTTGGCCAATgctgaaatgaaaaaagaattattggaaattgaagatagaattttatatcgattgaCTGTGTCCGAGGGCTCTGCAGTCGACGACATGGATCTTATTCTCACCTTAGAGGCATCCAAAATTAAAAGCGAAGAAATCAag gtaaaaatgaaagaagcaGAGATTACTCAAGCGGATATCGACATGACTAGATCGCTCTATATTCCCGTGGCAGTTCAGGGGCGGATTCTGTACTTTTGTCTGTCCGATCTGCAATATATCGACACTATGTACCAGTACTCGCTTGAATGGTTCGTCGAAATCTTCAACAATAGCATAATTGCAACAGAAAAGAGCG GAGATATCGAGGAACGTGTGAGCAATATCAATCAGAAATTCATGTTCTCCTTGTTCTCGAATGTATGCCgtagtttatttgaaaaacaCAAGCTCCATTTTGCGTTCCTCGTCTGTGCCAGAATTCGTATGAATGATGAATTAATCGATGTGATCGAATGGAGGCATCTTTTGTCCGGACCTGTACCCATAACA GAGCGTCCAAATCCGGCGCCTGAATGGATTACTCCACGTTGCTGGAAGGAGATCCAGGCACTCgatgaattagaaaatttccaGGATTTCGTGAAATTCTTCGTAAGAAATGTGTCTCAATTCAAAAAAGTGTTCGATGATCAAGAAGCGCATAT gaCTCCTTATCCAGAGCCATGGCAATCGAAACTtgatgattttcaaaaaatgttaatcCTAAAATGCCTTCGACCCGATAAAGTGACAAATGCGATGCAATTGTACTTAGCCAAATATTTAGGCCGACAATTTATTGAGCCTCAAACTGCAGAACTGTCAGCAATTTATGCTGAATCTTCTCCAACCACACCTATAGTTTTCATCTTGTCTCCTGGTACTGATCCTGCGgcagaattatataaattcgcggataaattaaaaatgaccATGAAATTGCATGCCATCTCGCTTGGACAGGGACAAGGACCCAGAGCAGAAGCTATGTTGAAGTTATCCGCAGAAGGTGGTTATTGGTGTTTCTTCCAg aatTGTCATTTGGCTCCAAGTTGGATGCCAGAATTAGATTTGTTGGTTGAAGCGTTAACACGGCAAACTAATCATCGTGATTTCCGTTTATGGCTAACATCCGCACCATCCCCTGATTTTCCTGTCAGTATTCTTCAAAACAGCAGTAAAATGACGATCGAACCTCCTAGGGgagtaaaa GCAAATATGTTTCGTGCGTATTTAGCTCAGGTAGCAGAAATGCGAACCTTCCTAGCATCTGTACATCCCAAAGTTCAGCAATTCAAGTGGTTGGTGTTTTCTTTATGCTTGTTTCACTCTGTGTTATtggaacgaagaaaatttgGCTCATTGGGATTTAACATAGCGTACGAATTCACTGATGGTGATTTAAGAATATGTATATCACAGTTGCACATGTTTCTTTTAGAATATGATGTTGTTCCATTCAGG GTACTCATATACACGGCTGGTCACATCAATTATGGTGGTCGAATAACGGATGATTGGGATCGTCGATGTGTGCTAACAATATTGAAAGATTTCTACAAAATGGAAATTCTATCACCGACATATAAATTTGATGTAGAAGGATATTATGCTCAA ttAACTGATGCAACGTTCGAAGAATATATCGAATACATAAAAACCTTTCCTCTAAACGATGATCCTGCGTTATTCGGAATGCATCCGAACGCGGATATTAGCTTCGCTCAAGCTGAAACGTATGCATGTCTGAACACGTTACTCGCTCTTCAGCCACGAGAAGTTGGAATTGCAGCTGCAAGTATCGAAGAAGTCACGTCTCAATTAGCCACTGAGATGTTGGCGACAATACCTCCTACCTTTAATTTATCTGCTATACatcaaaa atATCCAGTTTTATACGAAGAATCATTCAATACCGTACTCATTCAAGAAGCTATACGCTATAATGGTTTACTGAATGTGGTAAAATCGACGTTAGAAGATCTATTGAAAGCCTTAAAAGGATTCGTCGTTATGTCAGAATACTTAGAAACTGTGTCGAAGAGTTTGTATAACAATAGGATTCCAACAGTTTGGCAAGATAAGGGATATCCCTCTTTGAAACCACTTG gtGCTTGGTTTCTGGATTTGAAAGatcgaattgattttttaaaaaattgggaaaattATGGAATACCCGCAGCTTTTTGGatttctggtttttattttcCGCAAGCATTTTTAACAGGCACTTTACAAAACTACGCACGAAAATATGTTGTTTCCATTGATGCAATTGATTTTAGTTTTCAA gTACAAAGTGAAATGCCAAAACGAAGACCGGCAGATGGTTGCATTATTTATGGCCTCTTTCTTGAAGGATGCCGAtgggatggaaaatttttgaacgaatCTTTTCCTAAGGAATTATATACTA atatgcctccaattttattattaccggAAGTACATCATAAAGAACCCGAAGGAATCTATGTTTGTCCCGTGTATAAAACTATCAACCGAGCAGGAGTGTTAAGCACAACTGGACATTCGACAAATTTTGTATTACCGATGGAGATTCCTAGTAAAAAACCACAAGCTCATTGGATCAAAAGAGGTGTAGCCCTAATTTGCGCACTGGATTATTAA
- the LOC113218834 gene encoding cytochrome b-c1 complex subunit 8-like: MTLEFGELPVRIRKIVYYTLASSDQRVWAKFIFPGLQNFLIRSFYTSLPMAPAFLLTFWLVTWCPEEHRRSKRKDPNLYL; this comes from the exons atGACTTTAGAATTTGGAGAATTACCGGTTCGAATACGAAAAATcgtttattatacattagCTTCATCAGATCAAAGAGTTTgggcaaaatttatatttcctggtttacaaaattttttgatacgcTCATTTTATACTTCTTTGCCAATGGCACCAG CATTTCTACTGACATTTTGGTTAGTGACATGGTGTCCGGAAGAACATAGaagatcaaaaagaaaagatccaaatttatatttataa